The DNA window CGGCGCTGATGGTCCCGCCAATCATGGAAGCGCTGATAGAAACGCCGAGAGCCTGCAGGCCCTTTCCCTGTTTCGTCAGCGGAAATCCATCCAGGGCGGTCGCCGCAGAGGACGGGGTGCCCGGCGTATGGATTAATATAGCGGTAATCGAGCCGCCGCAGATAGCCGAAGTGTAAATGGTCATCAGCATGGCTATGGCGGAAATCGGCGACAGTCCGTAGGTAAACGGAAGCATCAGGGCAATTCCCATTGTCGCGCTCAGCCCCGGCAGGGCGCCGATAAACATCCCTCCCACAACGCCCAGGAGAATGCAGAACATCGTCTCCAGTGTAAACAGGGACGCAAAGATCTCAGGGCCCGCATCTAAAAATGTCTGTAGCAAAACAATCACCTCCTCAAAACAGAATTCCCGCGGGCAGGCTGAGTTTTAACCCCATGCAAAACATCACATAGAGGAACAGATCCATCCCTGCCGTCACTCCCAACAGTATGAACGGTTTCCTGACCTTCAGAAAATACATGAATGCGGCCATAAAAACGGTAGTTGCCACAAAAAAGCCGATACTCCTGATTCCAATGATATAAAGCACCATAATGCAGTATGCCTTGCACGGCAGGATAAACTGTTTTAAAAAACCGGCCCCTTCCCGGAGTTCTCCTTTTTTTATCCGCTTTGACTGTTCAGCCACGCCGCTTATCAGCAGCAGTACGGATAAAAGAAAGGTCACGGTCAGAAATAACTGGGGAAACATCTGGGCGGCTTCCGGAAACGCCAGCGATAAATACCAGAACCAGCCGCTGAAAAGTATCAGAAGCATCCCAATTACCACATCCAGTGTCAAATATTTTTTCATTTCACTCCTCCATTCCGGAAACAAACAGGAATCGTTAGTGTCCTCCGCTTTTTACGTCCCCTACTCATTGTATCCAAGCTGATCCGCATATTTTTCAACCATTTCTTTAACACCGGCTAAGTATGCGGCATACTCTTCACTTCCCATAAAGTCCACCTCATATCCTCCGGCTTTCATGGTCGCCAGGTACTCCGGATCTTCCGACGCCTTTTTACAGGCATCCTCGAGAATTGCCTTCAGCTCTTCATCCATTCCGTTCGGCACGACGATGCCGCGCGAGGAACCCAGTACAACGTCAAACCCCTGCTCTTTTCCCGTTGGCACATCGGGAAGAATTTCCGATCGCTCCGATGCCAGAACGGCCAGTATCTTTGCGTTTCCATCCTCGAACATGGTAAAGGAATCGCCTACCTTGCCAAAATAAATATCTGTCTCGGCTCCCAGGAATCCAGCCTTGGAGGCCGATATACCGTCCGCGTAATTGATTCCTGTCATATTTGTAATTTTGCTCCAGCCCATGAACTCATACATCGCAATTTCATCGGCTCCGCCTCCCGAGGTCAGGCTGACTAAAAATTCCGTTTCCGAATTTTCCTTCAGACAGGCAACTAATTCTTCCAGATTGTCCACATCGTCAAACCGGCTGTCATCCGCCCGGACACAGATGGTGCAATAATCGGTAACACAGTTTACGAGAGGGGTATAATCATCCATCGTATACTGGATTTGAAGAGATTTATTTAAATAATTGCAGAATTGAGGCGTGGCCAGGGAGCCGATATTATAGCCGTCCGGCGCAGACTGGATTAAACGGATCCAGGCATTCCAGTTCTGCCCTCCCGTCACATTTTCAACCGTCACGGTTCCGTTTCCAGGCAGATACTTTTCTATGTAAGGGGAAATCATTCTGGCGCAGAGATCCAGTCCTCCTCCCGCACTGCCGGAACAGATGTAAGTAATATTTTTCGTTGGAAAATCTGCGTATTCCCCACCGGCTGAATCCGCCGCGGCTTTTTCCGGTTTACTTTCCGCCTGTTCCGCGTTCCCGGTTCCGGCTTCCGCCTGAGCGGTCTCCTTCGCCGGAGCTCCGGCACTGTTCCCGCCGCTGCATCCCGCCAGAACGCCCATCATCATGCTGAGACATAAAACTGCTGCTAATCTTTTTTTCATTTGTTTTCCTCCCTATGCATTATATTTTGTAAAATACATCCCGTTTTGAAACTGTCCGGGCTCCGTGATCCTCCCTTCTTCCACCCCCGTCACATTCTCATAACAGCGTTCCACCATAGCCTGCAAAACCTCGTCCGTACTGGCTCCCATATGCGGTGTAATCACGGTATTATCAAGGCTGAACAGA is part of the [Clostridium] symbiosum genome and encodes:
- a CDS encoding tripartite tricarboxylate transporter TctB family protein, whose product is MKKYLTLDVVIGMLLILFSGWFWYLSLAFPEAAQMFPQLFLTVTFLLSVLLLISGVAEQSKRIKKGELREGAGFLKQFILPCKAYCIMVLYIIGIRSIGFFVATTVFMAAFMYFLKVRKPFILLGVTAGMDLFLYVMFCMGLKLSLPAGILF
- a CDS encoding tripartite tricarboxylate transporter substrate binding protein; this encodes MKKRLAAVLCLSMMMGVLAGCSGGNSAGAPAKETAQAEAGTGNAEQAESKPEKAAADSAGGEYADFPTKNITYICSGSAGGGLDLCARMISPYIEKYLPGNGTVTVENVTGGQNWNAWIRLIQSAPDGYNIGSLATPQFCNYLNKSLQIQYTMDDYTPLVNCVTDYCTICVRADDSRFDDVDNLEELVACLKENSETEFLVSLTSGGGADEIAMYEFMGWSKITNMTGINYADGISASKAGFLGAETDIYFGKVGDSFTMFEDGNAKILAVLASERSEILPDVPTGKEQGFDVVLGSSRGIVVPNGMDEELKAILEDACKKASEDPEYLATMKAGGYEVDFMGSEEYAAYLAGVKEMVEKYADQLGYNE